The following are from one region of the Rhizobium sullae genome:
- a CDS encoding citrate synthase, whose protein sequence is MQSINMNTLWITTEEALARLGTKPQTLYANVSRGRIRAKPDPADPRRSLYQADDVGRLAERHAGRRQSAAVAAEAIRWGEPVLPTAISTISDGRLFYRGREAVALSEHATLEEVAALLWGGGNIAFETGEGGEGDASRMANAFTLLAARVTTDLPALGRKPAVLRAEAADVLLTVAGGLAPWHGEPMPLHQRLARGWQRPEAADPIRRALVLAAEHELNVSAFAARVTASSGAALSAATLSGLAALTGPRHGGAWLSVTLLTEQAASVGVREAIRGALSSEGVVRAFGHRLYPQGDPRAKALMASFEAPRLFVSLAEAGEELLGEPVNVDFAIAALTATFTLPEDAPLIIFALARTCGWLAHAMEQVEDGHLIRPRARYTGPHD, encoded by the coding sequence ATGCAATCGATCAATATGAACACGCTCTGGATCACCACCGAAGAGGCGCTTGCCCGCCTCGGTACAAAGCCACAGACGCTTTACGCCAATGTTAGCCGCGGACGGATCCGCGCCAAACCGGATCCCGCCGACCCGCGTCGCAGCCTCTACCAGGCCGACGATGTCGGGCGACTGGCAGAGCGCCACGCAGGCCGACGGCAGTCGGCAGCGGTGGCAGCCGAAGCGATCCGCTGGGGTGAACCCGTTTTGCCGACGGCGATCTCGACGATTTCCGATGGAAGGCTGTTCTATCGCGGCCGCGAGGCGGTCGCGCTTTCCGAGCATGCGACTCTGGAAGAGGTCGCGGCACTCCTGTGGGGCGGCGGAAATATTGCGTTCGAAACGGGCGAAGGCGGTGAGGGCGACGCATCCCGCATGGCGAATGCCTTCACGCTTCTTGCAGCGCGCGTCACCACCGACCTGCCGGCCCTCGGTCGGAAACCGGCAGTTCTTCGAGCAGAGGCAGCGGACGTGCTATTAACCGTGGCCGGCGGACTCGCCCCCTGGCATGGCGAGCCAATGCCTCTGCATCAACGTCTTGCGCGTGGCTGGCAGCGACCCGAGGCGGCCGATCCGATCCGCCGGGCTCTGGTGCTCGCCGCCGAACATGAACTCAACGTCTCGGCTTTTGCGGCGCGCGTCACCGCATCTTCCGGTGCGGCCCTTTCGGCGGCGACGCTCTCGGGTCTAGCGGCGCTCACGGGCCCCCGCCACGGCGGGGCGTGGCTGAGTGTCACGCTGCTTACCGAACAGGCCGCTTCCGTTGGGGTGCGAGAGGCAATCCGTGGAGCGCTATCATCCGAAGGAGTTGTCCGAGCTTTCGGCCATCGGCTTTACCCACAGGGCGATCCTCGCGCGAAGGCGCTAATGGCAAGCTTCGAAGCGCCACGGCTTTTTGTTTCTCTGGCGGAAGCAGGCGAGGAATTGCTCGGCGAGCCAGTCAATGTCGACTTCGCGATCGCCGCCCTGACAGCCACCTTCACGCTTCCCGAAGATGCGCCGCTTATCATCTTCGCTCTTGCTCGCACCTGTGGCTGGCTCGCGCATGCCATGGAGCAGGTCGAAGATGGCCATCTTATCCGTCCAAGAGCACGCTACACAGGACCCCATGATTGA
- a CDS encoding citrate synthase/methylcitrate synthase encodes MKNGLEDVIAAETRLSDVDGELGRLIIRGVSLDRLVERATYEDTAALLLDDLLEVPAAAGDLKTRLGRMRTEVFTHVRAMDEALLKLPPVDAMRALIARLPDGEDFETVLRLLAAPAVFLPAVLRMQREEKPVPPDASVSQAADILHMMTGRIPSAEQTAALDGYLVTISDHGLNASTFASRVIASTHAGLTSSVLAALSALKGPLHGGAPGPVLDMLDAIGTENHAKTWLAAALDRGERLMGFGHRIYRVRDPRADALKNALKPLVATGQVDRQRIALAEAIEKAALAILKERKPDRPLDVNVEFYTALLLESLGFPREAFTGVFAIGRTVGWIAHAREQLLEGRLIRPKSVYVGLLPLAA; translated from the coding sequence ATGAAGAACGGACTTGAAGACGTCATTGCCGCAGAAACCCGATTATCGGATGTGGATGGAGAACTCGGCCGCCTGATTATTCGTGGGGTGTCGCTGGATCGCCTCGTGGAGCGCGCGACCTATGAGGATACGGCAGCCCTGTTGCTCGATGACCTGCTGGAGGTCCCCGCTGCCGCCGGCGACTTGAAAACCCGCCTCGGCCGTATGCGTACGGAAGTTTTCACGCATGTCCGGGCCATGGATGAAGCGCTTTTGAAGCTGCCGCCGGTCGATGCGATGCGGGCGCTGATTGCTCGGTTGCCAGACGGCGAGGATTTCGAAACGGTATTGAGGCTCCTCGCTGCACCCGCGGTGTTCCTGCCGGCGGTGTTGCGCATGCAACGCGAAGAGAAGCCCGTTCCGCCGGACGCCTCGGTTTCGCAAGCCGCGGACATTCTGCACATGATGACGGGCAGGATTCCGAGCGCCGAACAGACGGCTGCGCTGGACGGTTATCTCGTGACGATTTCCGATCACGGGTTGAACGCCTCGACTTTCGCATCGCGCGTAATCGCCTCGACGCATGCCGGCCTCACCTCTTCGGTGCTTGCGGCGCTCAGCGCACTCAAGGGACCGTTGCATGGCGGCGCGCCGGGACCGGTCCTCGATATGCTGGATGCGATCGGAACGGAGAACCATGCGAAAACATGGCTCGCCGCTGCCCTTGATCGCGGCGAGCGGCTGATGGGTTTCGGCCATCGCATCTATCGCGTCCGCGACCCGCGTGCCGACGCCTTGAAAAATGCGCTGAAGCCGCTTGTCGCAACCGGCCAGGTCGACCGGCAACGGATCGCGCTGGCGGAGGCGATCGAAAAGGCGGCGCTCGCCATCCTCAAGGAACGCAAGCCGGATCGCCCGCTGGACGTCAATGTCGAATTCTATACGGCGCTGCTTCTGGAATCGCTCGGCTTCCCGCGCGAGGCCTTCACCGGCGTCTTTGCGATCGGCCGCACCGTCGGCTGGATTGCGCATGCGCGCGAACAGCTGCTCGAAGGCCGATTGATCAGGCCGAAATCGGTCTATGTCGGGCTCTTGCCGCTCGCTGCATGA